The following proteins are co-located in the Sphingobacteriia bacterium genome:
- a CDS encoding ribonucleoside-diphosphate reductase subunit alpha — translation MTTMVADITTDKSRDELLTDFGKAVLIDRYLMEGESFQDLFARVALYYGDNPDHSQRLYDYMSKLWFMPATPILSNGGTSRGLPISCFLNEAPDSLQGIVDLWEENVWLAARGGGIGSYWGNLRSIGETVRGNGKTSGIIPFIKVQDTMTLAISQGSLRRGSSAVYLPIDHPEIEEFIDLRRPTGGDPNRKALNIHHGVVINDAFMHAVENDGEWELKSPHNEKVIRTIKARELWIKLLTTRIETGEPYLLFIDHVNKAIPEHHKKLGLHVKMSNLCSEITLPTGLDHLGNERTAVCCLSSLNLEFFEAWKDEPQFIPDVMRFLDNVLEDFINKAPDSMSRAKYSAQRERSVGLGTMGFHSFLQSKTIPFESVMAKVWNKKVYQHIKEQADKASYDLAVERGPCPDAAECGVMERFSNKIAIAPTASISVIAGNSSPGIEPYAANVFIQKTLSGSFTVRNKHLTRLLESKGMNNENVWSSITTHEGSVQHLDFLNKDEKDVFKTATEIDQRWLIELAADRTPFVCQAQSLNIFLPANVHKRDLHQIHFQAWKKGVKSLYYSRSSSLQRSDKVSHKVEKVEHKPSEGSSSSNYDECLSCQ, via the coding sequence ATGACTACTATGGTTGCAGATATTACCACTGATAAAAGTAGAGATGAACTGCTAACCGATTTTGGTAAAGCTGTTTTAATAGACAGATATTTAATGGAAGGTGAATCTTTTCAAGATTTATTTGCCCGCGTTGCTTTATATTATGGTGATAATCCAGACCATTCACAAAGATTATATGATTATATGAGTAAACTATGGTTCATGCCTGCTACACCTATTTTAAGTAATGGTGGAACTAGCCGTGGCTTACCAATTTCTTGTTTCTTAAATGAAGCTCCTGATAGCCTTCAAGGTATCGTAGATTTATGGGAAGAAAATGTGTGGCTTGCTGCACGTGGTGGCGGAATAGGTAGTTATTGGGGTAATTTACGCTCTATTGGTGAAACAGTAAGAGGTAATGGAAAAACTTCAGGAATTATTCCATTTATTAAAGTGCAAGATACAATGACTCTCGCTATTTCACAAGGCAGTTTAAGACGTGGAAGCTCTGCGGTATATTTACCAATTGATCATCCAGAAATTGAAGAATTTATCGATTTACGTCGTCCAACTGGTGGTGATCCAAACCGTAAGGCTCTTAATATCCATCATGGTGTTGTAATAAATGATGCATTTATGCATGCAGTTGAAAATGATGGTGAATGGGAATTAAAAAGCCCACATAACGAAAAAGTTATAAGAACCATAAAAGCTCGTGAACTTTGGATTAAACTTCTCACTACTCGTATTGAAACAGGTGAACCTTATTTATTATTTATTGATCATGTCAATAAAGCTATTCCTGAGCATCATAAAAAATTAGGCTTACATGTTAAAATGTCAAATTTATGTAGTGAGATTACATTACCAACAGGCTTAGATCACCTTGGTAATGAAAGAACTGCGGTATGTTGCTTATCTTCACTTAATTTAGAATTTTTTGAAGCTTGGAAAGATGAACCACAATTCATTCCAGACGTTATGAGATTTTTAGATAACGTACTTGAAGATTTTATTAATAAAGCACCTGATAGCATGAGTAGAGCAAAATACTCAGCTCAGCGAGAAAGATCAGTTGGCCTTGGTACAATGGGTTTCCATTCATTCCTTCAGTCAAAAACTATTCCTTTTGAATCAGTTATGGCAAAGGTTTGGAATAAAAAAGTATATCAGCATATAAAAGAACAAGCAGACAAGGCTTCTTATGATTTAGCTGTTGAAAGAGGTCCATGTCCTGATGCTGCTGAATGTGGCGTTATGGAACGTTTTAGCAATAAAATTGCTATTGCTCCAACCGCTTCTATTTCAGTTATTGCTGGTAATTCATCACCTGGTATAGAACCATATGCAGCAAACGTTTTCATTCAAAAAACTTTAAGTGGATCATTTACAGTTAGAAATAAGCATTTAACTAGATTACTTGAAAGCAAAGGTATGAATAATGAAAATGTTTGGTCTTCAATTACTACACATGAAGGTTCAGTGCAACATCTCGATTTCTTAAATAAAGATGAAAAAGATGTATTTAAAACTGCAACTGAAATTGATCAAAGATGGCTTATTGAACTTGCAGCAGACAGAACACCTTTTGTTTGCCAAGCTCAATCGCTTAATATATTCTTACCTGCAAATGTACATAAACGTGATTTACATCAAATTCATTTCCAAGCTTGGAAGAAAGGGGTTAAAAGCTTATATTATAGTAGATCAAGCTCATTACAAAGATCTGATAAAGTCTCGCATAAAGTTGAAAAAGTTGAGCACAAACCATCAGAGGGAAGCTCATCTTCAAATTATGATGAATGTTTATCTTGTCAATAA
- a CDS encoding chemotaxis protein CheW, with protein sequence MDELLSDFINETKQSLSNLDAKLDKLKHHLNDQEALESIFHIMQTIKSSCGLLGLGKLESLSHSVESTLIKIKEGKIKSSQNAIILIFEAIDLTKEILNQLSINGIEPEINISDVMTKIEQLHSNENVKIENLEITEKSSQEKNESIKGSESEFKNILNDMEKLITLSPEQGRSRGKLLFENEKAKMANLSQVKFPNEINSQKILDKEIDCKPSITNSTVQVNIEILEKLMHVVSELVVTRNQLLQILKDDGNNNFAGSLHRLNLLTSELQEKIIKTRMQPIGNALRQLPKFIKDFGKELGKKVDLKIIDSEIELDRELIKLIKEPLTHLVRNIIINGIEFPEDRVQFGKPEISIITIKSYHQGGFIIIEISDDGKGVLTQDIKDKLIKQNIVSEEELDKLSNNQIYQYIFQTRFSNVDESKSSIGMDLIKDNIEKINGTIELRSKEGKGSTFIIKIPLRLTIMPVLVVEINNNKFGIPQINIIEVIKVTNNPLYKIEHIDNKLILKLRRSTLPLISLKEILYPIEKKEVFDSTKPYDVIICEVGSFKYGILVDKIHNIEEIVVKPVSQALKTIEIYSGTTFLGDNSIIMILDPGGILKLLSKTISNFDDTFVKDINYNRVTEPSAKFLIFKAGDEKFKAVPLDLISRLEEFNVNQIEIILGKNVVKYQNNLMHIVTVNNSYKLKAEGKEQAIVFIDKDKILGLVVEDVLDIIETKVEYIESNNKPESIGSIIINDNIVEIIDLKYLFKEAFNLTESELVNFNNIGNITGTVLLIDNSPFFKKFIPPTISKTGKEVLVAENVEHAIKILESDKKIDVIIADINLPIINGVEFAKICKNNINFEHIPIIALSSNSDENLANKFHELGFTSIVNKTSYDELIIAINKALLHISG encoded by the coding sequence ATGGATGAGCTATTAAGCGATTTCATAAATGAAACAAAGCAATCTTTATCTAACTTAGATGCAAAACTAGATAAATTAAAACACCACCTAAATGATCAAGAAGCTTTAGAAAGCATTTTTCATATAATGCAAACTATAAAAAGTAGTTGTGGTCTTTTAGGTCTCGGTAAACTTGAATCTTTATCTCATAGTGTTGAAAGTACTTTAATTAAAATTAAGGAAGGTAAAATTAAATCTTCACAAAATGCTATAATTTTAATTTTTGAAGCTATTGATTTAACCAAGGAAATTTTAAATCAATTAAGTATAAATGGTATTGAACCAGAGATAAATATTTCAGATGTAATGACCAAAATAGAGCAATTACATTCCAATGAAAATGTTAAAATTGAAAACTTAGAAATTACCGAAAAATCATCTCAAGAAAAAAATGAATCTATAAAGGGAAGTGAATCTGAGTTTAAAAATATTTTAAATGATATGGAAAAGTTAATAACCCTTTCTCCTGAGCAAGGAAGAAGTAGAGGTAAATTGCTTTTTGAAAATGAGAAAGCGAAAATGGCAAATTTGTCGCAGGTGAAATTTCCTAATGAAATTAATAGTCAAAAGATATTAGATAAAGAAATTGATTGTAAACCTTCTATAACAAACTCAACTGTTCAGGTAAATATTGAGATATTAGAAAAATTAATGCACGTAGTAAGTGAATTAGTAGTAACGCGTAATCAATTATTACAAATTTTAAAGGATGATGGAAATAATAATTTCGCTGGTTCGTTACATAGACTAAATCTTCTTACTTCAGAATTACAAGAAAAAATAATAAAGACTAGAATGCAGCCTATCGGAAATGCACTGCGTCAATTACCAAAATTTATAAAAGATTTTGGTAAAGAGTTAGGAAAAAAAGTGGATCTTAAGATTATTGATTCAGAAATAGAATTAGATAGAGAATTAATAAAGCTTATTAAAGAGCCTTTAACGCATTTAGTTAGAAATATAATTATTAATGGAATTGAGTTTCCAGAAGACAGAGTTCAATTCGGTAAGCCAGAGATAAGTATTATTACAATAAAATCTTACCATCAAGGTGGTTTTATTATTATTGAAATATCAGACGATGGAAAAGGAGTACTAACTCAAGATATCAAAGATAAATTAATAAAGCAAAATATCGTCTCAGAAGAAGAATTAGATAAGCTTAGTAATAATCAAATTTATCAATACATATTTCAAACTCGATTTTCAAATGTAGACGAATCTAAATCTAGTATTGGAATGGATTTAATAAAAGATAATATAGAAAAAATTAACGGAACCATAGAATTAAGATCTAAAGAAGGAAAGGGGTCAACTTTTATTATTAAAATACCGCTAAGGCTTACTATAATGCCAGTTTTAGTAGTAGAAATAAATAATAATAAATTTGGTATTCCTCAAATAAATATTATTGAAGTAATAAAAGTAACTAATAATCCACTTTATAAAATTGAACATATAGATAATAAATTAATATTAAAATTAAGGCGTTCAACTTTACCTTTAATATCATTAAAAGAAATATTATATCCAATAGAAAAAAAAGAGGTGTTTGATTCTACAAAACCTTATGATGTTATAATATGTGAGGTGGGGTCATTCAAATATGGAATACTTGTTGATAAAATACATAATATAGAAGAAATAGTAGTTAAACCAGTTTCACAAGCGCTAAAAACAATCGAGATTTATTCTGGAACAACTTTCTTGGGTGATAATAGCATTATAATGATACTTGATCCTGGAGGTATTTTAAAATTACTGTCAAAAACTATAAGTAATTTTGATGATACATTTGTTAAAGACATAAATTATAATAGAGTAACTGAACCAAGTGCTAAATTTCTTATATTTAAAGCAGGTGATGAAAAATTCAAGGCAGTTCCTTTAGATCTAATCTCTCGACTTGAGGAATTTAATGTAAATCAAATAGAAATTATTTTAGGTAAAAATGTAGTTAAATATCAAAATAATTTAATGCATATAGTAACTGTTAATAATTCTTATAAACTAAAAGCAGAAGGAAAAGAACAGGCAATAGTTTTTATAGATAAGGATAAAATATTAGGACTTGTAGTAGAAGATGTATTAGATATTATTGAAACTAAAGTAGAATATATAGAGTCAAATAATAAACCAGAATCTATCGGTTCGATTATAATTAATGACAATATTGTTGAAATAATTGATTTAAAATATTTATTTAAAGAAGCCTTTAATCTAACAGAAAGCGAATTAGTAAATTTCAATAATATAGGTAATATAACGGGCACAGTGCTATTGATTGATAATAGCCCATTTTTTAAAAAATTTATTCCTCCAACTATTTCTAAAACTGGAAAAGAGGTTTTAGTAGCTGAAAACGTTGAACATGCTATTAAAATATTAGAAAGCGATAAAAAAATAGATGTAATTATTGCAGATATAAATTTACCAATTATTAACGGGGTAGAATTTGCAAAAATTTGTAAAAATAATATAAATTTTGAGCACATCCCTATCATAGCTCTTTCTAGTAATAGCGATGAAAATTTAGCTAATAAATTTCATGAATTAGGCTTCACATCTATAGTTAACAAAACTAGTTACGATGAATTGATTATTGCTATTAATAAAGCGTTATTACATATATCAGGGTAA
- a CDS encoding ribonucleotide-diphosphate reductase subunit beta codes for MPLLDAKPIYKPFSYPWAYEAWHLQQRIHWLPEEVPLADDVKDWKYNLSPGEKHLLTQIFRFFTQADIEVNNCYMKNYSQVFKPTEVQMMLSAFSNMETVHIAAYSHLLDTIGMPEIEYQAFLKYKEMKDKYDYMHKFGVETKKDIATTLAVFGAFTEGLQLFASFAILLNFQRFNKMKGMGQIVTWSVRDETLHTNSIIRLFKTFIQENPEVWTEELRGNLYEACATIVHFEDAFIDLAFEVGDVQGLTAREVKQYIRYIADRRLMQLGLKEIYMVDNNPLPWLDEILNGVEFANFFEQRVTEYSKAATTGSWEEAFQ; via the coding sequence ATGCCATTACTTGATGCAAAACCTATTTACAAACCATTCTCATACCCATGGGCGTATGAGGCATGGCATTTACAACAAAGAATTCATTGGTTACCTGAAGAAGTACCACTTGCTGATGACGTGAAAGATTGGAAATATAATTTATCTCCAGGTGAGAAACATCTTCTTACACAAATTTTCCGCTTCTTTACACAAGCTGATATTGAAGTGAATAATTGCTATATGAAAAATTATTCACAAGTATTTAAACCAACTGAAGTTCAAATGATGTTATCAGCATTTTCTAATATGGAAACTGTTCATATTGCTGCATATTCTCATTTACTTGATACAATTGGTATGCCAGAAATCGAATATCAAGCATTCCTGAAATATAAGGAAATGAAAGATAAATATGATTATATGCATAAATTTGGTGTAGAAACTAAGAAAGATATTGCAACAACTTTAGCAGTATTTGGTGCCTTCACTGAAGGATTACAATTATTTGCTTCGTTTGCTATTTTGCTTAACTTCCAACGTTTCAATAAAATGAAGGGTATGGGGCAAATCGTTACTTGGTCTGTAAGAGATGAAACATTACATACCAATTCTATCATTAGATTATTTAAAACCTTTATTCAAGAAAATCCAGAAGTATGGACAGAAGAATTAAGAGGAAATTTATACGAAGCGTGCGCAACAATTGTGCATTTTGAAGATGCGTTTATTGATCTTGCATTTGAAGTTGGAGATGTTCAGGGCTTAACTGCACGTGAAGTTAAACAATATATTAGATATATTGCTGATCGTAGACTTATGCAGCTTGGACTTAAAGAAATTTACATGGTAGATAACAACCCTCTTCCATGGCTTGATGAAATTTTAAATGGCGTTGAATTCGCTAACTTTTTTGAGCAAAGAGTTACAGAATATTCGAAAGCTGCTACAACAGGTTCTTGGGAAGAAGCTTTTCAATAA